From the Candida dubliniensis CD36 chromosome 2, complete sequence genome, the window AGCTAGAGCTGTTttccaaaaagaaaatggtACTGTTACTGGACCAAATGCTTctaaaattaatgatggTGCTGCAGCATTGATTTTAGTGTCTGAAGctaaattaaaagaattaggGTTGAAACCTTTAGCCAAAATTAATGGTTGGGGTGAAGCTGCTAGAAACCCAATTGATTTCACCATTGCTCCAGCTTTGGCTGTTCCAAAAGCTATCAAACATGCTGGTTTGACTCTTGAtaaagttgatttttttgaattgaatgaagCCTTTTCAGTTGTTGGTTTAGCTAATGCTGAAATATGTCAAATTCCATTAGAGAAATTGAATGCTTATGGTGGTGCTGTTGCCTTGGGTCATCCTCTTGGTTGTTCTGGAGCAAGAATTGTTGTTACTTTATTATCAGTATTGATTCAAGAAGGTGGTAAAATTGGTTGTGCTGGTGTTtgtaatggtggtggtggtgcctcatctattgttattgaaaaagttgatAGTGACTTTAAATTGTAAAGAGGAAGACAATTTCTACCAAAGTTGATAAAAACACACACATCACATCAAAGGTATATACACAGGCATAACGCAGTTTTAAAtagaaaatcaaaactttctttttctttttctttttattttttttattttttttttctacttTAGAAAAGGGCTTTGTAATGTGTAATATAAATTATGGAataaaattcttttcttctttttaataaaaGTAAATAACCacctccccccccccccccatcAACCAAACACTATAATAAGTGAATTGTGGGATAAAGTATTTAAATTAGAAATGTCATctgttgattatttatgGACAGAagattatttaaatgattttgaaattgaaaatagatTTATAGACACGACAATAACATTTATAATAGTTTCAAAAGATCCATCATCATGTtatgataatttaattggatTTTTCCAACCTTGGTTAAAATCTTATCCTTGGACAATTGATCGACCAAATATTACTCAACAATCAACtagaatcaaaaatattttaattaattatatatatggagaattaaattatcatgAATATACTtttgaatcattattattaatttctatattatttcaattcagtaaatatcatcaagattgttatattcatttatttgattcatcaattattgaaccaatattattttattgtcATGATTTTTTACCTAATGATTTACAAGATATTATAACTTCAATTAATCGAACTTGGATTCatgattttaatattattgtatTAAATTTACATGATGATcgatttattaatttatttattgccataaaccaattgaataatttagattatattataaatcaacaattaagTCAATtttggcaaaaaaaaattgaatttaatgaatatttAACTAATATTCatgatttggaaattataaatataccAATTGATATAGggaaattgattattaatgatcCAACAATGATAGGAAAAGCACTTTTAGAATTAGAACAAATActggaattgaaaaaattatcaaatattgaacaattaaaatGTTGTAATGTGATTGTTCCTATAAATGATATAAATTTACtaacattattatcactttgtcataataataataataataataataataataataataataataataataataatgatattcaAATACGTGATATACTTGCTCAAGGATTATCCAAATATTATAgatcatcaaattcaaattcaaattcaaattcaaaattaccactaccacctCTACCTTTAATtccatcatcaatttctcaaatttcaagattagatttacaacaagaattaataaatcgAGGATTATTATCACATATagttgaagaaaataagGATGTTTATCAAgtgattgaaaatttgaataataataatgaaacaagtattgaaaatgaagaagaattagctaatcaattatatcaaattttgttagataaaagaattcaaaatataatagaagaagaagaagaagaagaagacgacGACAACGACAATGACGACAATGATCCTGATTATCTGGATTtttctgatgatgatgatgaattaattgaatttagaaataaatattatgaAATAACTAATATATGGTTAgataaaattcaattgaaatccaaatataatcaatttaaacaaCTGATAATAACTCTggttaataattttaaacaagaatttattaatactgaatttgatgatttccCAGAATTTATGGAAACTAATGTAATTTTagatttaaataaagattataatgatgataGTGATTATAAAagtgatgataataatgaaggAATATATCAAGGTGATATGGCTTTTGAAGAGTATCTTAgatttaaaaagaaattacgTAAACAAGGTGAAATTATTGGTGATGATCATGAACATGATGACGATGAGAATGATGAAGATTGGgaagatattgataatgatgatgatgatgatgatgatgatgatgaaagtGATGAAGGAGATAGTGATGGATATATTGAAGAGATTTATCAAGAATCTCCTAAAATAAGTGAAATTCATGATCCTGATCCAGAAATCATTGAAAGATTgtcaaataattttcaaaatctacAAACTAATGAAATACAAAAGTCATCAAATCTTGAAGATATCattaagaagaagaaaaaaaaacatacatacatataaaTAAGTAAATACAATTATTCAATGGTAtaatatttctttcaatCCCCCACCTcccccccaaaaaaaaaaaaaaaaaaaaaataaatgcaGAAAAGTTATAAATGGTAgtagtttttcttttttttttttttttttcgtagatctttattattgatggatggatggatggatggatggatCAAGGATTGGGTATTTCAATTCCTCtttgattcaattcttttattgTCCAAATCCAAGTTCTTGCTGCATAATCCATATTTGTAGCAATATTAGATGGTTGAGATTCTTTACCATTTGGaccaaaatatttaccattatcaatttctaccgttaaattttcatttaaagCACATTTAATAACAACATTAGCTCCTTGTTCACTAGTAActccaaaaaaatatccaaataaataaaatacaaaccaaaatattattcCAACTATAGGTAATCGAGTCCaataagaaaataaatttgtatTCATAACAAGACCTGGATGTACggttaaaaataatactttAGGATTTCTTAATGCAAGCATTTTCATAAAATGAATTCCTGCAACTTTTGCCATACCATATCTAATCCAAGTGAATATGAAATTtggataataattcaatccattatttaaattaaaatattgtAAAGCAAATTGATGACCAAATGAActtaaataaatgattctTGGTGTTGGTAATTTAGGAAATTTATCAGTAGTTTTTTGTAatattggtaataatttAGTTGTTAGTACTAATGGTGaaataaaatttgtttgtaattgaatttcaaatttatcaatagtTAAAGTATAAGGTAATGCCATTGCTCCagcattattaattaaaatatgTAAATGATCttctaattttttgaaattttcaacaGCAGTTATAACCAGAGTTAAATTACTCAAATCTATTTCTAAAAATCGTAAATCACCTAAAAATCTTTCATTTAATTGTAATGAAGTATATGTCAGTCTAATATCAATAgctttatttttcaattctttaattgatttaagaCATCGTGATTTGCTTCTACCAGCAATATAAACAGTATATCCATGTAAATATAGTTGTAAAACAGTATAAAATCCCAATCCACTACTTCCACCAGTGATAAATGCAATTCTTCTATCGACATTAGGATTGAGATAGGGTAATGAGTCTAGTTCAAAAGAAGACATATATGAAACAATACAATGAAAAAGGAAAGTCAAACGAAAacgaaaacaaaaaaaaagcaaaaacggaaaataaaaataaaaataaaagcaAATGGAATAAATTAACTAAAGTTCCAAACTCTATGGGTAtatagtaatagtaatagtaatactAATAGTAATGATGTATAGGGTTTTTTGGCAGAGGAGTTGATAGATAAAACAAGATTATAAGATTATTagagacaaaaaaaaaaaaatattacacacacacacacacacacaggCACACTTCTAgtcaatcaatttgattaaaaaaaaaaaatttacaaacaaaagaaattttgcTGGCCTAAAAAATTGTGTTTGCTTTTAGGATTactattaattaattaattaattaattactTAGTTAGTGGtgaaagcaaaaaaaacacacacacacacacaacattgtattgtattgtattgtcTATTAATGCCAGCCGATTAAGCTCGCGCACATACACCAATCTacgtcgtcgtcgtcgtcgtcgtgGTAGTATTAATGAGAGCCAATTATATTGTAATTATCCTTCTACTCCATTCTCATTACTGCTTCAGATTTACCCCCACACATACAAGGGAGGTGAGGGGGAAGAgattaaatttgatttcagGGGGGTTGGAGAGGAGGGGATCACCAGaagttaataataataataaaacacCCTTTTTCTCAGTCCCCCCCTCCTCCTTTCAATGCTTACCACTACCAGATTATTATCGTGATATTTCCAATTATGTAACATATTACTAACAAC encodes:
- a CDS encoding dehydrogenase, putative (3 probable transmembrane helices predicted by TMHMM2.0 at aa 20-42, 194-216 and 244-266;~In S. cerevisiae: protein with similarity to oxidoreductases, found in lipid particles; required for replication of Brome mosaic virus in S. cerevisiae, which is a model system for studying replication of positive-strand RNA viruses in their natural hosts.), which gives rise to MSSFELDSLPYLNPNVDRRIAFITGGSSGLGFYTVLQLYLHGYTVYIAGRSKSRCLKSIKELKNKAIDIRSTYTSLQLNERFLGDLRFLEIDLSNLTSVITAVENFKKLEDHLHILINNAGAMALPYTLTIDKFEIQLQTNFISPLVLTTKLLPILQKTTDKFPKLPTPRIIYLSSFGHQFALQYFNLNNGLNYYPNFIFTWIRYGMAKVAGIHFMKMLALRNPKVLFLTVHPGLVMNTNLFSYWTRLPIVGIIFWFVFYLFGYFFGVTSEQGANVVIKCALNENLTVEIDNGKYFGPNGKESQPSNIATNMDYAARTWIWTIKELNQRGIEIPNP